The following are from one region of the Magallana gigas chromosome 4, xbMagGiga1.1, whole genome shotgun sequence genome:
- the LOC109621117 gene encoding tripartite motif-containing protein 3-like: MEISKSLDPADAQHYLVCGTEDCEKNCQFYCNDCHQPLCEQCRDEHQKNKKTKNHEVVPYKQRKRKLPVEKCKIHPTKDIDLLCEECQIPLCSKCTATEEHRGHVFTDLEIVFAEKCSLCHVEITKIRSYFEPTSQDLKKEIAGDVTEIKKIMKDIRTSMKAEAESVKKLVDTVTSDKIKHVDKIEQSLLETLNGQNQKIDDYINYVDDLIKTLYSYLSPSDIETLTFALKSENLMIQPIPETFKPVLPVFTAGQYSKEDVAKLLGRLKIPNTKLENRKVKPMDTALKQLKLTGKQMKQDREKADVKQTLSLSSSVTKVREYTVPGVNNVCHISLGKSGRIWVSNRYGDLVQTDLQGNQLQKIQTNGRIEGYHTVTQDGDLIFTDKVNKVINSITPDNTITGFIKTGDWRPLSLHSSYINGDILVGMYTDEEGKVTRYNKTGTEIQNIQRDNKGQGLYSCPHYITENINGDVCVSDYNNGVVVVDKSGQHRFSYTCQGSGLNPYGICTDVLGHILVCETYSNTVHLLDQDGQFLSLLLTPQQGIKRPRSVCVDDENNLWVGQRTTNTVTVYKYLQ, encoded by the coding sequence ATGGAAATATCTAAATCCCTAGATCCAGCCGACGCCCAGCATTATTTGGTGTGTGGCACTGAAGACTGTGAGAAGAACTGccagttttactgcaatgaCTGTCACCAACCATTGTGTGAACAATGCAGAGATGAACATCAGAAGAATAAGAAAACCAAGAACCATGAAGTGGTCCCTTATAAACAACGCAAACGTAAACTTCCTGTAGAGAAATGCAAGATCCACCCAACAAAAGACATAGATCTTCTCTGCGAGGAATGCCAGATACCCCTTTGTTCTAAATGCACAGCCACAGAAGAACACCGCGGCCATGTGTTTACCGACCTAGAAATTGTCTTTGCTGAAAAATGCTCGCTTTGTCATgtagaaattaccaaaattcgAAGCTATTTTGAGCCTACTTCTCAAGATTTGAAAAAGGAAATTGCTGGAGATGttacagaaattaaaaagatCATGAAAGATATAAGAACATCTATGAAGGCTGAAGCTGAGTCTGTGAAAAAGCTGGTAGACACAGTCACAtcagataaaataaaacatgttgacAAAATAGAGCAGTCattattagaaacattaaacGGTCAAAACCAAAAAATAGATGATTACATCAATTATGTAGATGATTTGATCAAAACATTATATAGCTACCTATCTCCCTCAGATATTGAAACTTTAACATTTGCTCTCAAATCAGAAAACTTGATGATACAACCCATACCAGAAACATTCAAACCAGTCCTACCTGTATTTACTGCTGGTCAATACAGCAAGGAAGATGTTGCCAAACTACTGGGTAGATTAAAAATTCCTAACACTAAATTAGAGAACAGAAAAGTAAAACCCATGGACACTGCCTTGAAACAGTTGAAACTTACAGGGAAACAGATGAAACAAGACAGAGAGAAAGCTGACGTGAAACAAACACTGTCTCTGTCTTCCTCTGTCACCAAGGTCAGGGAGTACACAGTACCAGGTGTTAACAATGTATGTCATATATCACTGGGTAAATCAGGCAGAATCTGGGTCAGTAATAGATATGGTGACCTTGTCCAAACAGATCTACAGGGGAATCAGCTACAGAAGATACAAACCAATGGTAGAATAGAAGGCTACCACACAGTCACACAGGACGGGGATCTGATCTTTACAGACAAAGTCAACAAAGTCATCAATAGTATAACACCGGATAATACAATCACTGGATTCATTAAAACAGGAGACTGGAGACCACTCAGTTTACACTCCTCCTACATTAACGGGGACATACTGGTAGGGATGTATACAGATGAAGAGGGTAAAGTCACCAGATACAACAAGACAGGGacagaaatacagaacatacagaGAGACAACAAAGGTCAGGGACTGTATAGTTGTCCACactacatcacagaaaacatcaatggtgatGTCTGTGTATCAGACTATAACAATGGTGTAGTGGTGGTGGATAAATCAGGACAACACAGGTTCTCCTACACATGTCAGGGGTCAGGGCTTAATCCCTATGGAATATGTACCGATGTACTCggtcacatcctggtgtgtgaaacttacagtaacacagttcatctcctggatcaggacggtcaGTTCTTGTCTCTACTACTAACACCACAACAAGGGATAAAGCGTCCCCGTAGTGTGTGTGTGGATGATGAGAACAATCTCTGGGTGGGACAACGTACCACCAACACAGTGACAGTGTACAAGTATCTACAGTGA
- the LOC105343472 gene encoding inhibitor of nuclear factor kappa-B kinase subunit epsilon: MSIYRATENYVYKTDECIGRGATGDVNKGVHKKESAKPILVMELCEKGNLLEVLREPSNAFGLPEEEYLRFFSHLVSGMKHLRQNGFSHRDIKPGNILVCIADDGSYVYKLSDFGTAKPLKNGDFFQSLVGTKEYLHPDIFKAAFIERHRPREFDISVDLWSLGATLYQTATGKVPFQPFHVRGDKPCKL; this comes from the exons atgagcATATATCGTGCCACTGAGAATTATGTGTATAAAACAGACGAATGTATCGGGCGTGGTGCCACTGGCGATGTAAACAAAGGTGTACACAAG AAGGAGAGTGCCAAACCAATCCTAGTGATGGAACTGTGTGAGAAGGGGAACCTGCTGGAGGTCCTAAGGGAGCCCAGCAATGCCTTTGGTCTCCCAGAGGAAGAGTACCTCAGATTCTTTAGTCATTTAG TGTCTGGCATGAAGCACCTTCGTCAAAATGGATTCTCCCATCGTGATATAAAACCCGGAAACATCTTAGTGTGCATAGCAGATGACGGCAG ttatgTCTACAAACTTTCTGACTTCGGGACAGCTAAACCTCTTAAGAATGGAGATTTCTTCCAGTCTTTAGTTGGAACAAAAGAAtacttg cATCCGGACATCTTCAAGGCGGCCTTCATTGAACGCCACAGACCGCGGGAGTTTGACATCTCTGTGGACTTGTGGAGTCTGGGAGCCACACTCTATCAGACCGCCACTGGGAAGGTTCCATTTCAGCCGTTTCACGTGCGCGGGGACAAACCATGTAAGCTGTAA
- the LOC105318895 gene encoding uncharacterized protein: MEMNKTVDDPQGSTEALSETLPQETLSTGTQVEPKETQHVSTEAHSMSMEAQHAHTEEGRLVSTEAQHMPTGVPHPFQELKTESLGTQNMPPKIDTEAPRLMQTEVACEHIENDSKHKTGDLEIPGPSFTSTIRRESLINKCSMISMMLDHDSDNSDGDDEENNKEMDQAALSRLCAVSGEIILR, translated from the exons ATGGAGATGAACAAAACCGTCGATGACCCACAGGGGTCCACAGAGGCCCTCAGCGAAACCTTGCCTCAGGAGACCCTGTCTACAGGGACCCAGGTCGAGCCCAAAGAGACACAACATGTGTCCACAGAGGCACATTCCATGTCCATGGAGGCTCAGCACGCACACACAGAAGAGGGACGGCTCGTGTCCACAGAGGCCCAGCACATGCCCACAGGGGTACCTCACCCGTTCCAAGAGCTCAAAACCGAGTCCCTAGGGACACAGAACATGCCCCCGAAAATTGATACAGAGGCACCCAGATTAATGCAAACTGAAGTAGCCTGTGAACATATAGAGAACGATTCCAAACACAAG ACCGGTGATTTGGAGATACCGGGTCCCTCGTTTACATCGACCATACGGAGAGAATCATTG ATTAACAAATGTTCGATGATATCGATGATGTTGGACCATGACAGCGATAACAGTGATGGCGACGATGAAGAAAATAACAAAGAAATGGACCAGGCG GCCCTGTCCAGACTTTGTGCAGTGTCGGGGGAGATAATTCTTAGATAA